The Eggerthella guodeyinii sequence TTGGTGACGTAGAACACGAGGAACAGCGGGATGGCGGCGGCCATGAGGCGCACCACCGTGGTGAGCGCCGCCCGCAGGCTGTCCGTGCCGATGTAGCCCCACGGCAGCTCCACCAGCACCGCTCCGCTCGGCGTCGTGAGAATCTGGACGATGGCGAGGATCAGCGAGAACGCGAACACCGCTTTCGCCAGGCCGATGGTGGGTTTGACCATGCCGCACGTCGCGGCCAGCGCGAACCCGACCGCCAGCATCGCGGCCAGGAACACGAGGTTGCTCGAGCAGAAGCACGCGAGCGCGAACGCCACGGCCGCCACCAGCTTGGCCACCGGGTTCATGCGGTGCAGCAGGCTGGTGCCGGGCACGTATTCGAGAAACGAGCTCATGCGCACACGCCCCTTTCGACATCCTGGGTTGTTCGAGCCTGCGCCGCGACGGCGGCCAGCATCTCGTCCACCGTGTTGGCGCGGGCGACGGCCGTCTCGGCGAGCTGCGGCATCTCGCACGCCAGCTCAAGCGACAAGTCAACGATCTGCGGCGGAACGAGCGAGGCGCGCTCGAGCGTGTCGCGATTGCGCAGCACGTCGAACGTGGGGGCGTCGTCCACCACCGTGCCGCCGCTCATCACGATGCAACGCTCGGCGTAGTCCGCCACCACCTCCATGTCGTGGCATACCATGACCACCGTCGTGCCCCGCTCGTGGATGCGGCGGATGATGTCCATCACCTTCACGCACTCGCGGTAGTCCAGGCCCGTGGTGGGCTCGTCGAGCACCACCACCGGCGGCGCAAGCACCACGATGGACGCGAGCGCCAGCAGCTGGCGCGCGCCGCGGTTCAGCAGGAACGGGTCGTCGTCGGCGTTGAAATGGAACTCCTCGATGATGTCCTGCACGCGCGCATCGGCGTCCGGGCCGTCCGCCCCAAGCGCCTTGAAGCCGAACAGCAGCTCCTCGCGCACCGTGTTGCAGCAGATCTGGCTGTCGGGATTCTGGAACAGGAAGCCCACGCGCCGCGCAAGCTCGCTCGTCCGCAGATCGGTCGTAGGCACGCCGTCGATGAGCACCTGGCCGGCATCGGGCTTGAGCAGCCCGTTGATCAGGCGCATCGTGGTCGATTTCCCGGCCCCGTTCGTGCCCACGAACGCGACGAACTCGCCGTCGCGGATCGTGAAGCTGACGCCCTTCAAGATGGGGAGCGACGCGTCGTAGGACGCGCGCACGTCGTCGAACTCGATCATGCGAGCACCTCCTTCAAAGCCTCGCGCGCTTCGCGCACGTTGCGGACGGACGCGCCGCCGTACAGGCCCTCGGCGCGCAGACGGTTCATGAGGGTGGTCGAGCGCGGGCAGTTGACGCCGATCCGCTTGAGCTCGTCGCTGTGCTCCAGCACCTTCGCGGGCTCGTCGGCGAAGCGGATGCGCCCCTCGTCGACGATGACCAGCAGGTCGGCGTACTGGGACAGCAGGGCGATCTTCTGCTCCACCACCACGACGGTGGTGCCGTGCTCGCGCGCATAGCGTGCCAACAGGTCGAACACCGTGCGCGAACTCAGAGGATCGAGCTCGGCGGTGGGCTCGTCCAGCACGAGCACCCGCGGGTTCAGCGCCAGGATGGACGCGATGGCCACCTTCTGCTTCTGCCCGCCGGACAGCGACGAGATCACGCGGTCTCGCACGTCGGAGATGCCCATGTCGGCCAGTGCCCGGCTCACGCGGCCCTCGATCTGGTCGCGCGGCACGCCGAAGTTCTCGAGGCCGTAGAGCACCTCGTCCTCCACAACCGACGTGACGAACTGGCTGTCGACGTCCTGGCAGACGCTGCCCACCACCTGCGACACGTCGGTCAGCGCAACCTCGCAGGTGTCGAGCCCGTCGATGACGACGGAGCCGTAGAAGTCGCCCGGATAGCAATGCGGGATGATGCCGTTCAGCGCGTAGGTCAGGGTCGATTTGCCCGAGCCGGCGGCCCCGGTGACGCCGACGAACGCGCCGTCCGGGATGGTGAGGTCAATGCCGCTCACCACCGGCCGCTCGCTTTCGCGGTACTGAAACGTGAAATCGCGTATCTCTATCATGTCGAGTCTTTCTTCCGAATCGCAGGTTGGCGCAGTAAGTCAGCGAGGTCGGCCGTGGCGCCCGAGATCGTGGGGAGGGCGAGGGCGACGCGTACTTGCGTACGCGAGCCCTCGTCATCGCCGCGAGATCGGGCGCCACGGCCGACCGCAGCGTCGGCAGGTTCCGCGGGACGTAGGCCCGTGGAACCCTCCTAGCGCTTGAGAACCTTCTTCAGCGGCACGGCCAGAACTTGCACGAGGATGCAGTTGAAGGTGGCCGTACCGAAGACGATGGCCGCGTACGTCGCCAGCGCCACCATGACGTCGCCGCCCGTGGACACGACGTTGATGTAGATGGACAGCAGGGCGAAGGTGCCGCCGGACACCACCGTGGAGATGAACGTGTTCACGAGCGGGTTGAGGTCGAGCTTGCCGCCGATGCGCATCGGCACCTTGATGAGCAGGCCGCAGGCGAGCGCGCCGAGCACTTCGGAGGGGATGTTCAAGAGCGGCGTGGCGTTCAGCAGGGGAATCTGGCAGATGAGCCCCGCCAGCAAGCCGATGATCAGGGCCTGGCCCAGCTTCGGCCGCGTCAGGATGATGGCCAGGCAGTACATGGCGATGATGAAGTTCGGCTTCATGCCCATCGACGAGAGCAGCGAGCCCACCGTCAGCTTGAGCACCGCGCCGGCCGCCAGCAGCACGGCGATGAGGATGAGATCCTGCGTGGAGAGGCCCGCCTTCTTGGGCGCTGCCGCCACTTCGCGCTTGCGCGGCGCGGCCGCCTCGCCCGCCGCTGCCGTCTGCGTTGCAACCTCGCGCTTGATCTGCTGTTCCATGTTCCTCAATCCTTTCTTTGGCGGAGTTCCCGCCGGTCATTGCCCCTCCCGGGGCGTTTGGTTTGCCGGCACGAACTTCGCGGATGAGGATCGACCTCGCAGACAACTGCATGAATTCGGCGCCCCGCTCCCCCACAATGAAAAAGACCTGTCCTTCTCATCGAAGGACAGGTCTTGTAACCTGCGGTGCCACCTTCACCGTTGATTCTGCAATGCAGAACCCTCTCACGAACATGCCAACACATGTTCTGCCCTTAACGCAGGCTCACGGTCCAGATACTCGGTCGGTTTGGCCGCTTGCGCGCCGCGCCTCCCTTTCCCCTTTCCCTCGGCGATCCATTTACCATCCAGCTTACTGCGGGAATCCCAGCTACGCCCGCTCTCTGTGAGTGCTCATGATGGCTTGACTTTCGCCTCATAGGTTTCAAGGTATTAAGTTGTGGCGCAAACTATAGCACAATGATCCGGAAAGCTGTCAAGAAGTTTTTCGAATCCGTGCGAGAGCACCGAGGGCGGCGGCGAGCCCTGCGGCGGCTGTCGCCGCGGCGAGCGTACGTGCGGCGCCCAGTCCGTCGCCGGTGGGGGCGAGGGGCTTCGCGACGGTGGAGGGCAGCGGCTTCGGATCGAGGCCGTCGCCCGGCGCGGGATCGGGGGCCGGCGCGGGGCCGCTCGTCGCGACGAAGCGGGCGCTCAGCGCGACGTCGGCGGTCACCGGCTGCCGATAGCTGGCATCTTCGCTGATCAGCGACCCGTCCGTTCCGTACCAACCCGAGAACGCGTACCCCTCGTCGGGCGTGGCGATCCACGTCACCGTGTCGCCGAGGGCCACATGCTCGACCTGCGAGGACGCCGCAACGCGCGCCGCGGACACGGCACCGTAGCGCACGTCCACCGTGCCGCCCTCGGTCGCCTGCGCGCTCGCCACGTGGTCGTTCGGCGCGAGCGCCGCCTCGTCCGGCAGCCGGTACAGCGACGTCGTCGGCGTGCCGTCCGCGCTCGCGCTCGCTGCCAGCACGTAGTACGTTCCGCGATAGAAGCACGCGGTGGGCACGGCCGCCGAGCCGTCGCCGGGAGCCTTCGCATCGAGCGCACGCCAGGCGCCGGTGGCCGCATCGACCGCATAGGCGTCGCCCAGCCCGTCGGCCGACGCGCCCGCGAACACGATCTCGTCACCCGTGGCGGCCGAGGCCTGCCGCGCATACCCTTCCAACGCGTCGAGCTCGTCGGCACCGAATCGGGGCGCGTCGGCACCCGGCTCCAGCACGCCGAACGTCTCGCCGTCGAACGTCCCGAGCGTCATCGCATAGCCGTCTCCCTCGGGGACGAAGCCGACGAAGCGCAGTTCGTCGCCGACCGCCGCAAGCGGAGCCGTGCGCCCCGACGCCAGCGTGCCGAAGCTCCCCTGAGGATCAGCTTCCTCGAAGTCGATCGAGGCCCCTTCGCCCGTTGCAGGGTCGTACTGCATGATCGTACGATCCTCGCCTGAACCTATGCTGAAGTAGATGCAACCCTTGAGCGAGGCCAAGCTCGGCGATGGAAAATGCCTGCCGGCTGCACCGGGGGCCGATTGTATAAAATCGAGCACCTCGCCATCCCAGGTATCGGTGGCTATATCATACGTGACAACTCCCATGAACAGCGTATACGGGTTCTCGGGATCGTCCGTTTCCTCATCGTGGAACACCGTCATATACAGCTTCCCATCGGCATAGGCAGCCGCACTGTTCGCCCGGAAGTACGACAAGTCAAACCCTGCATCGCTCGGCGACGCGCACGCCGTCCACCCATCGGCGCTTTCCGGATCGTACGCGTACAGGTAGCGTCCCTTGGAATCTATGCAGAACAGCCGATCCGCTGCGGCTATCAGCATGCCCGAATCGAACCCGACCTCGCCGGGAATCTCCGGATCGGGCAGGTCGACCACCCGCTCGAAGGATAGCCGCCGATCGGTTTTCGGGAATGAGTACGCCGCCTTATGGGCGGCCGTGCCGTCCTCCACCTCCACGACATGCCGAGCGCCGTCGAGCAGCCCCGCGTCGCGAACGACCAGCTCGGAACCATCAGCGTCAACCGACCACGCGGCGGCGTCCACCGCCGCGCCGTCGATCGAGAGCTGCGTCGTGGCCGCCAGCCCGTACCCCTCCAGCACGAGCGCCGCGCCGCCCGAAGCATCTTCCCCCTCGTGTGCGCCCCACGTGTTCGGATGAACGGCGTCGTCCGCAGCCACCGCCAAATCGAGCGTGCCGTCCGACGCAGTCTGCTTGACCGGATCGCTCGCAAGGTTGCTCGCTTTCGTGCCGCCGACGATGCGCCCACGCAGGTCAAGCGCCGTTTCATCCGGGTAGAGCGACGCCAGCAGACCGACGGCTCCTGCCACCAGCGGGCACGCCATAGAGGTGCCCGACATGTAGTCATACGCCTGATCGCTGCTGGCATACCCCATGCCGAAATCGGTAACGGTTAACGAAACGGAGTTCTTGGTTGAAGCATCTGGAGAGAGCGACAGGTCGACGCCGACGCGCAGCGTGTCTTGATCCTTGATACTCTCGAAGGCTTCTTGATCTTGCAGATGGGCAGAAGCGAGCGACTGGTTGTCCTGACTCCCTCCCGAATAGGCGGCATTGGTAAGCGCATACCCGTCGTCGGTCAGCAGAAGGGGCAGAGCCCACACTGAATCATCGGCGATGCCATCGCCTACCGAAACGCCCGGCAGGGCGCTCACGCATACTTTTTCGGCCTGCTCCCAGGTCATGTTCTTGAAGGGGTTGTCGATGCGCCAGGTAATCGTGACGCTTTCCGAACTTGTCATATCGTTCACCATCAGCTTGAGCGCCTGCCTGCCATCAAGGCCGGCGCCCGTCGTTACCGCAAGCCTGTTCTGATCGGCCGCCGGCTTCCCCTCTTCCCCGTAGAGGAGTATGTCAGCACCGCTGTCCACCTGGGAAAAGTCCACCATATTGTGGTAGTAGAGCGAACGCGTGCCCGGCGTGCCGTCCGCGTTGTCCTGCAGTTTCGCCACGGCGGGCAGGTAGGTCTGCGCACCCTCGGCAACCGTCGACAGGATGGTCGAGCCAGGTGCGGTCACATCCACGATGGTCTCGTTGTAATTGGTATAGGTCGCGTACGTGCCCAGCGGCGACGATGCCGCGACCGAAAGAATGTAGGGACTGTCCGACAGGCCGTACGTGATGCGACCATCGGCGATCGAGCCCACGTCGGCGTCGTCGTTGCCGGCGGCGAACACGGTGAGCACCCCGGCGCGACCGGCCTGGTTCATCGCGTACTCCGTCACCGGCGAGATGACGCCGCCCCACGAGTTGCTGGCGGCCACGACGTTCTCGCCTGCCAGCTTCGCATGCAGCAGGAACTCGTACGAGGACAGGATGGCGCCGTCGTTGACGTTGCCGCCGGTCGAAGCCCCATTCGTCCTGAACGCCATGATCTTCGTGTTCGGCGAGACGCCCGCGACGCCCGTGTCGTTGTTGCCGGTCGCCGCGATGACGCCGGCGCAATGCGTGCCGTGCGATTCTTCGAGGCTGTCGCTTTCCGGAAGCGGCTCGTCATCGCCGTCGACGAAATCGAAGCCGTGCGTGCCCGCGCGTCCCGACACGCCGGGGAGGTCGCCGGGGTTCTCCCACATCGCCTCGCGCAGATCCTCGTTGTTGTAGTCGACGCCGCTATCGAGCACGGCGACGATGTTCTCCTCGCCCGCTATCGCCCTCGTGTACACGGAGGAAAAGTCGACGTCCGAATTGGCCGCAATCCCCGAATCGGAGGTGAGCTCGTTGTTGAGCGACCACTGCAGAGCGGACAGCGGATCGTTGGTGGCAGTTGGGGTCGACCCGTTCGCAGAAAGCACGCCCGTGCCCCCGACGATCGGCTGCTCGGAAACCTCCGCCTCGCCCGCCGGCGCAAACAGGGAGTCGGACGCCGGCCCCGTCCCGCGCTCGGCAGGCTCCACGGCCCCGACGCTCTCGTGCACGTAGTTCGGGGCCGCCGCCAGCACGCCGTCCATCGCCTGCAGCTCCTCGAGCAGCGCGGCGGTGTCGGCGCCGGGCTTCGTGACGCGCGCCACCACGGCCGCATCGTCCTGCGGGGCATCCTCGTCGAGCGCGAGCGCGTTCGCGCCCGACGCGCCGTCGGCCCCCGCGAAGTCCCACGATTCGCCCACCGAGAAGCCCGCCGCGGCAAGCGGATCGGCCGCATCGAGCGAGCGCGAGCGCGCGGACGCATCGTCGGAGCGGTACACCACGAGTGCCTCGCCCTCGAGATACGCCCCGGCACCCAGCAGCTCCTCGACGGAAGCCGCGACAGGCGCGTCGTCGCGCTCTTCGGCAACGGCGGCTGCGGGAGCGAGGGGCACGAGCCCCAGCGCGAGCGCGAGCGCGCACAGCGCGGCGGCAAAGCGGTCGAACAGCAGGCGAGCGGGGCGAATGTGCATGGGGCGCCTCTTTCAGGAACGCGGTCGAACGCGCACGGCAGCGCGCCGTGCATCTCGTCGCTTCAGTATACCGAGCGAACGCGGCGAGGTGCAGGGGGTTTCCGCGCGAACGGCGCCCTAGTTCGAAACGGGGTCCTCCGCCGACAGGTACGTGACGAGAAGGCGGCGCGTGTCGGCCGCCGAGGGTTCCACGTCGCTGCACACGTGCAGCATGGAGCGCGTCCGGGCCAGGCCGATGGCCGTGGACGACGCCACGAGCGCCTCTTCCTCGACGGGTCGGCCGGGGAGCATGCGGCGCTCGGGATGCTCGACGAGGTACGTGCGCAGCGCGGCGGCGATGGAGCGCTGCACGGCCAGCAGGTCGCGCTGGCCTTGGAAGAACAGTTGGGGCATGGAGCGCAGGGCCTCGCGGCGCAGGCTGACGATGCTCTCGTCCACGCCCGACGCGAGGCTCGTGCCCACCACCCCCACGAGCACGTCGAGGTAGCATGCCTCGTCGTGCTCCTCGAGGATTTCGGCCAGCCGCTCGTCGTCGGGGAACGAGTCCATGCGGCCCATGATGGCCGCCGCCTTCGACGAGAAGTAGTTGAAGAACGTCTTCTTGGAGATCTCGGCGCGGGCGCAGATATCCTCCACCGTCACGCCGTCGTATCCCCGCTCGATGACCAGCTCCAACGCCGATCGCTCCACCGCGAGCCGCGCCTTGAGCTTTTTGCGATACCGCAGACCTTCCGCCGAAGGTTGTTCCTGTTCCACGACGCGCGCCCTTTCGATGCCGATGATGTGCCGTTTCCGTGCAGGGTACCACAACTTTTCAGGCGAGGACTTTTCATCTACCGAATGAATATTTATACTGAGTGTAAATTACGTCAACCGCATGAAAACGGGCGTCTTTGAAGTCGGGTTTGCTGCAAGCTCCCCTTCAAAGGCGCTTTTGTTCGCGGCGCATACTCGGAAGGAACAGGTATATGGGTTTATCGCGTAAGCAGATCGTCATGCTGGCCGTTCTCGTGTTCGGCACGTTCGTGACGGTTCTGAACCAGACCGTCGTCGCCCCGGCGCTGCCGTCGGTCATGGCCGAGATGAGCGTCGACGCCTCGACGGCGCAGTGGCTCACCACAGGCTTCACCCTCGTGAACGCCATCATGATCCCCATCACGGCATTCTTGACGGACCGCTTCACCACGAAGCGGCTCTTCCTCGTGTCCATGGTCATCTTCACCGCAGGCAGCTTGCTGGCAGGCTGGGGTCCCAACTTCGCCTTGCTGCTGCTGGGCCGCCTCGTGCAGGCCGCCGGCGCCGGCATCCTCATGCCGCTCGTGATGACCGTGCTCATGTGGACGTTCCCCGTCGACAAGCGCGGCACGGCCATGGGCCTGTTCGGCATCGTCATCGCGTTCGGCCCGGCCATCGGCCCCACCGTCGCCGGCGTGATCATCGACCGCTACACCTGGCACGACATGTTCTACATCATCACCGTCCTGTCGGCCATCGTCGTGCTCATCGGCGCGTTCGTGCTGGAGAAGGGCGGCGAGACGAACAAGGACGTCAGCCTCGACGTGCCGTCCGTCGTCCTGTCGTCGTTCGGCTTCGGCGGCCTCCTGTACGGCCTGTCCACCATCGGCTCGTACGGCCTGCGCGTCGACGCCATCGCGGGCACGCTCGTGGGCGTCGTGGCGCTCGTGTTCTTCTTCCGCCGCCAGCTGAAGATGGAGCATCCCATGCTGCAGGTGCGCGTGCTGCAGAACCGCAAGTTCCTCATCGCCACCATCATCGGCATGCTCGTGCAGGGCGCCCTGCTTGCCGCCGGCATCCTCGTGCCCATCTACCTGCAGTCGCTCATGGGCTACTCGGCCACCGTGTCGGGCCTCGTGCTGCTGCCCGGCGCCATCATCATGGGCGCCATGGGCCCCATCGCCGGCCGCCTGTTCGACAAGCACGGCCCGCGCGTGCTGGCGCTCGTGGGCATGGGCGTGCTGACGCTCACCACGTTCTGCTTCGCGTTCCTCGGCACCGAGACGGGCATCATCACGCTGACCATCCTGTACACGGTGCGCCTGTTCTCGCTGTCGCTGGTGAACATGCCCATCACCACCTGGGGCATGAACGCGCTCGACAACGAGCTGGTGAACCACGGCACCTCGGTGAACAACACGTTCCGCCAGGTGGCAGGCTCGTTGGGCACCGCCATCATCGTGTCGGCGTCCACCATCGCCACGAACATGACTTCCGAGTCCATGGGGCAGCTCCAGGGCAGCATCTTCGGCATCGACGTGGCGTTCGCCCTGGCCGGCGTGCTGTGCCTCATCGGCTTCATCATGGTGGTGGCGCTCGTGAAGAACAAGCCGGGCGAGGCCGCCGAGAAGGACAAGGACAACGCGCGCCGCACGGTGCTCGAGTCCATCATGAAGCGCGACGTGTACACCCTGCCCGCGAACGCGACCGTGGCCGAGGCCATGAAGGTGCTCGTGGACAAGCACATCAGCGCTGCTCCCCTCGTGGACGCGCAGGGCAAGGCCGTGGGCTTCGTGTCCGACGGCGACATCATGCGCTACCTGTCGAAGCGCAGCACCATGATGATGGACCCCGTGGTCATGATCATGCAGACCGTGGATACCGACGGCGGCAACCAGGATTTCGCGCGCAAGCTCGACGAGCTCATGACGATGCCGGCAAAGAGCATCGGCGCAAAGGGCATCATCGGCGTGGACGTGCATGCCGACCTGCCCGAGGTGTGCCGCGTGCTGGGCGAGAACCACTTGAAGAAGGTGCCCGTGCTTGACGAAGGCCAGGTGGTGGGCGTGATCAACCGATCCGACATCACCCACTACTCCATGGAGCAGTACCTGGCCGAACGCGACGCCGAGGGCGTGTCGAAGCTCGAGCGCGCCGAGGAGGCCGCGGCGCTCCCCGACGACGAAGCGGTGGCATCGTCCATCTAGCGCCGTTCGCGCCCCTGTTCCGCTCCGAAAAGGCGGCAGCCCGATGGCTGCCGCCTTTTTTCGCAGTGCATCCGCCCGGTTTCGCAAAGGATGCCTGCAGCTCCCTCCCCCATGCTAGCATTCGAGGGTCACCGTACTCGAAGGAGGCCCTCTGTGAGAAAACGACTGTTCGCCCTGGTCGCAATCCTTACCCTTGTCTGCTCGCTCGCGCCGAGCGTCGCGTTTTCGGACGAAGGAGGCGATTCCGGCGCCCTCATCGCCGTCGAGATCGAGATCGGCGCGGACGGAACGCCCGTCGCCGCATGGGGAGAAGGTTGGCGCTACGACGCGGACGCAGGGAGACTTACGCTCGATGCCGGACGCACGTTCTCGCTTACCGGAGCCGCATACACCGGGTCAACCACCAATACAGGCACGATAGTCGGCGGCGAGTTCGGCGGCTACGTGTACAACTACGAGGGCGGCGTCGTTTCGGGTGGCGTATTCAACGGCGGCAACAACAGCGTGACCAACTACGGCACGATACGCGGCGGCGAGTTCAACGTAAACGTATACAACAGCGGGACCATCGAAGACGGCACGTTCAACGACGGCGCGGAAAACGACTCCGATGGAATCGTTTCGGGCGGCACGTTCGGCGGCGTGATGTTCTTCAATAACGGCATCATCGGCGACGGGGTGTTCAACAGCGACACGACCTACAATTTCGGCGAGATACGCAACGGAACGTTCGGCAAAGCGGTCGAGTCGAACGGCGGCACTATTTCGGGCGGCACGTTCGCGTCCACCGGCTCCGTTTCGAGCCAGTACGGCGGCATTATCGCGGGAGGCACGTTCGACGGCCCCGTCAGCAACTGCGACTCCGACTTCGACCCCGAATACAACCGTGCCACTATCACGGGCGGCACGTTCGCGGGCGCGGTAGCGAACCACGACACCATCGAAGACGGGACGTTCTTCGGCAACGTGACCAACGCGGGCACCATCGAAGGCGGCTTCTTCGCGCTTCCCCTCATTGAGCAGGGCGGAGCGACGAACGCGTGCGTCTATCCGGTGCGTGCAACCCTGACCGGGCTTTCGATAGCGGAAGCCGAAGACGCGGAGCTGGTCGCGACGTACGAGAAGGACAGCGACGAGAGCAATCGTCTCACGCTCGTCGCCGGCGAAGGGTACGCGCTGCCCGACGCGATCTCCGTGCGCTGCGGGACGGCGGGCGGGCCGGAGCTCGTCGCGGGCGTCGATTACGCCTACGATGCGGCATCAGGCGCGATCGCCATCAAGAAGGGCTCCGTCGTTGGGCCGCTGTTCGTCGTCGCGAACGGCGTTGTCGCAGGTGAGCCGCCGATCCCTCCCGAGCCGACGCCTTCGACGCCCGACCCCGCGCCCACGGATGCGGCGGCTCCCGCGGTCCCGTCGAGCGCCACCGCTCTTGCCGCAACGGGAGACGGCGCGCTGCCGCAGGCCGCGCTCGGCATCGCCCTGCTGTCCGGAGGCGCGCTTGCCCTGTGCGTCGCGAACCGCCGGAAGCGCTCGCGTCGTTAAGCGCTTCTTGTTTCCCGCTTCCTGCTCCCCGTTCTTTCCCCTTGCGATTGAATACTATCAGTGATAGTATTTGCAGCGACAGGAAGGAGCGTCCATGGCAAGCACGTCGATCGAGATCATGATCCTGGGAGCGCTCATCGAGCGGCCGATGAGCGCGTACGAGATGGACAAGACGCTGGAAGAGCGCAACGTCCGCCGCTGGATACGCATCAGCTCGCCGTCGGTGTACCGCAACGTCATCCGCCTGTGCGACGAAGGCTACGCCGACGGCACCGTCGTCAAGGAGGGCGAGATGCCCGAGAAGACGGTGTACACCATCACGGACAAAGGTCGCGAGCGGTTCGCCGAGCTTATGGGCGTGGCGGCGGCGCTGCCCGCGCGGGTGGACTTCGGCTTCCTGCCCGTCTTGGCGAACATCAGCCTCGTGGACGAGGAGACCGGCCGCGCCCTCATCGACGAGCTGATCGAGACGCACCAAAGCACGGCCGAGCGCGTGGATCGCCTGATTCCCGCATACGGGCGCCTCGAGGCGCAAGCGACCATGGAACTGTGCGCCGACACCTACCGCCTGGTCGCCAAGCACCTCGAGCAGTTCGAGAAGAATCTGTACGGCGATGCTTGACGCGCAAAACGCGAACGAATGTTTCACGTGAAACATTGCGTCGCCCGACGCCCTCCCCCGCGTTGCGCCCGCTTTCCCCTTGTTTCGCTCATCGGCCCCGAATCGGCCCCGCGTGCGTCCGTGGAGAGCCGTGTGGATCGATGAGGATCCTCGCGGTCGCACCGTGGAGAAGGAGGGGGTGCCAACGCACGAACGAACTGATGAACCGGGTTGCCCGGTTTCTTTTTCGGCATTAACTATCATTGATAGTAGTATTGTAGATAGGAGAAATCATGGACGTGGAAGATTTGAGGGAACAGGCGCTCGACGCGGGAACGCGCACTTCGGCCGCAGCCGCGCGCACCAGGGCGCTCGAGGACGCGGCGCGCGGCGCGGCTCGGCGCAACGGGCGGACGCAGATGGAGAGCAAGCCCTTCCCCACCGCCGCCGTGCTGGGAGGACTGGCGTTGAGCCTGTTCATGGCCGCGCTCGACGCTACCATCGTGAGCACCGCCATGCCGAAGATCGCCGCGGGCCTGGGCAGCTTCGACCACTACACCTGGCCGTTCACCTCGTATCTGCTCACCTGCACGCTGGCGACGCTGCTGTGCGGCGCGTGCGCGACGCGCTTCGGGCACAAGCGGGTGTTCGCCTGCGGCATCAGCGTGTTCGCCATCGCGTCGGTGTGCTGCGCGTTGTCGAACAGCCTCGACACGCTCACGGCGTGGCGCGCCGTACAGGGCGTGGGCGGCGGGCTCGTGGAGGCCGGCGTGTTCATCGCCATGGCCGAGCTGTTCGAACCGCGCGTGCGCGGGAAGTACATGGGCATCCTCTCGTCCATGTACGGCCTGGCCAGCATCGCGGGGCCGCTGGCCGGCGGGCTGATCGCCGACACGGTTGGCTGGCACTGGATATTCCTGGTCAACCTGCCATTGAGCATCGTGGCGCTCGTGCTGGTGGTGCGGTTCCTTCCCGGGAAGCAGGCCCATGCGGAGCGGTCGTTCGACCTGCCTGGCGCCGCATGCGCAGCCGCCGCCGTGGTGCCGCTCACGCTGGCGTTCAGCCTGACCGGCAACGCGTTCGCCTGGTTCTCCGTGCCGTTTTTCGGGCTTCTCGCGCTGGCGGGCGTCATGATCGCGGTGCTCGTGCTGGTCGAACGGCGTCGCGATCACGCCATCGTGCCGGTGCGGTTCTTCCGCCGCGCGCAGGTGAACGGAGCGGTGGCGATGGGGTTCTGCTCGCAGTTCTCCCTGCTCGTCGGCGTGATGTTCGTGCCGCGGTTCGTGCAGGAGGGGCTGGGGCTGTCGTCGACCGCCTCGGCGCTGGCCACCATCCCCATGACGCTGGCGCTCGTGGTGGGCAGCACGCTGGCGGGGCGGGTGTTCGGGGCGAACGGCCGCATGCGCATCATCAGCCGCATCGGGTTTCTCGCGCTGGGCGTCGGGGCGATGCTGCTGTGCCTGGTGAACCCCGAGACCGGCATGGTGCAGCTCGCGTGCTCGTCGGC is a genomic window containing:
- a CDS encoding MFS transporter, whose product is MDVEDLREQALDAGTRTSAAAARTRALEDAARGAARRNGRTQMESKPFPTAAVLGGLALSLFMAALDATIVSTAMPKIAAGLGSFDHYTWPFTSYLLTCTLATLLCGACATRFGHKRVFACGISVFAIASVCCALSNSLDTLTAWRAVQGVGGGLVEAGVFIAMAELFEPRVRGKYMGILSSMYGLASIAGPLAGGLIADTVGWHWIFLVNLPLSIVALVLVVRFLPGKQAHAERSFDLPGAACAAAAVVPLTLAFSLTGNAFAWFSVPFFGLLALAGVMIAVLVLVERRRDHAIVPVRFFRRAQVNGAVAMGFCSQFSLLVGVMFVPRFVQEGLGLSSTASALATIPMTLALVVGSTLAGRVFGANGRMRIISRIGFLALGVGAMLLCLVNPETGMVQLACSSAVLGFGIGVNMPMTNIAAQTAVEPRDMGKVTSLALFFRGLGGTVGSAACGAVAGASFASAALPVFTLCIGAAVAGLALSGTLPRLIERRR
- a CDS encoding MDR family MFS transporter, with translation MGLSRKQIVMLAVLVFGTFVTVLNQTVVAPALPSVMAEMSVDASTAQWLTTGFTLVNAIMIPITAFLTDRFTTKRLFLVSMVIFTAGSLLAGWGPNFALLLLGRLVQAAGAGILMPLVMTVLMWTFPVDKRGTAMGLFGIVIAFGPAIGPTVAGVIIDRYTWHDMFYIITVLSAIVVLIGAFVLEKGGETNKDVSLDVPSVVLSSFGFGGLLYGLSTIGSYGLRVDAIAGTLVGVVALVFFFRRQLKMEHPMLQVRVLQNRKFLIATIIGMLVQGALLAAGILVPIYLQSLMGYSATVSGLVLLPGAIIMGAMGPIAGRLFDKHGPRVLALVGMGVLTLTTFCFAFLGTETGIITLTILYTVRLFSLSLVNMPITTWGMNALDNELVNHGTSVNNTFRQVAGSLGTAIIVSASTIATNMTSESMGQLQGSIFGIDVAFALAGVLCLIGFIMVVALVKNKPGEAAEKDKDNARRTVLESIMKRDVYTLPANATVAEAMKVLVDKHISAAPLVDAQGKAVGFVSDGDIMRYLSKRSTMMMDPVVMIMQTVDTDGGNQDFARKLDELMTMPAKSIGAKGIIGVDVHADLPEVCRVLGENHLKKVPVLDEGQVVGVINRSDITHYSMEQYLAERDAEGVSKLERAEEAAALPDDEAVASSI
- a CDS encoding PadR family transcriptional regulator — its product is MASTSIEIMILGALIERPMSAYEMDKTLEERNVRRWIRISSPSVYRNVIRLCDEGYADGTVVKEGEMPEKTVYTITDKGRERFAELMGVAAALPARVDFGFLPVLANISLVDEETGRALIDELIETHQSTAERVDRLIPAYGRLEAQATMELCADTYRLVAKHLEQFEKNLYGDA